Proteins from a single region of Runella sp. SP2:
- a CDS encoding OmpA family protein, with protein sequence MRFFSFFVLFLASYILHSQEVQWASKVIGVSSEYAQGNGAQYRPFQLLGKPNKLPQGESGASAWRPAQPDAGEEWIKVGFETPAQIRQIVIAENHGAGCVTSVVGYDTDNKEYTFYKSKPEASKRGAGMHRIWLPQLTAFKVTSLKVTLNTQLVEGWNEIDAIGISASEKPVEAMINLAKNVPKELKKENLGPNVNSKANEVAPVISPDGRTIYFTRYDHPENIRTSEDYDVWYAEEKNGVWQKAQNMGKPINNAQENSICYISPDDRTALLMNIYHPDGSLSKGVSVSRKNRTGWTAPQELRLQSYVNEHSFSGFYIGPNGKVMVLSLQDGNTKGGADLYVSFQQADGTWSPAKNMGADLNTADDEFTPFLATDNQTIYFTSSGRSGYGEMDIYVSRRLDETWTRWSEPENLGPAFNTSDFEAHFTIPASGAYAYFCSSENSLGEFDIFRMKLPEQIRPVPTVMLKGVVLDQTTKQPVAAEVIVEDLDQKQTPQRIDYDPAVGDFKVVLDTQKQYGLTAQRKGYQSGGMVIDLTKETQYRELRRELVLSPIEIGQKVTLNTIGFAQSKFDLLPASLPELDRIAQMMTENGTMEVLIEGHTDNVGDFDANLQLSKDRVEEVKRYLGTKGITGNRIQTKGYGPTRPVSPNTTEENRKKNRRVEFTILKK encoded by the coding sequence ATGCGTTTTTTTTCGTTTTTTGTACTGTTTCTTGCCAGTTATATACTTCATTCACAGGAGGTTCAGTGGGCTTCAAAAGTCATCGGTGTATCTTCCGAATATGCTCAAGGAAACGGCGCACAGTACCGCCCGTTTCAACTTTTGGGTAAACCCAACAAACTTCCTCAGGGTGAAAGTGGCGCGTCGGCTTGGCGGCCAGCGCAACCTGACGCGGGCGAAGAATGGATAAAAGTAGGATTTGAAACTCCCGCGCAGATTCGCCAGATAGTAATCGCCGAAAACCACGGAGCAGGTTGTGTAACAAGCGTTGTAGGGTATGATACCGACAACAAAGAATATACTTTTTACAAATCCAAGCCCGAAGCAAGTAAGCGTGGCGCAGGAATGCACCGTATTTGGCTACCGCAACTCACGGCGTTTAAAGTAACTTCTTTGAAAGTAACCCTTAACACGCAGTTGGTAGAAGGTTGGAACGAAATTGATGCCATCGGTATATCTGCTTCCGAAAAGCCCGTCGAGGCCATGATTAATCTCGCCAAGAATGTTCCAAAAGAATTGAAGAAAGAAAACCTTGGCCCTAACGTTAACTCCAAAGCCAACGAAGTAGCACCCGTAATTTCTCCTGATGGACGTACAATTTATTTTACCCGCTACGACCATCCTGAAAATATTCGTACTTCCGAAGATTACGATGTTTGGTACGCCGAGGAAAAAAATGGCGTTTGGCAAAAAGCGCAGAACATGGGAAAGCCCATCAATAACGCCCAAGAAAATTCCATTTGTTATATCTCTCCCGACGACCGTACTGCGCTCTTAATGAATATTTATCACCCCGATGGAAGCTTGTCGAAGGGGGTATCAGTGAGTCGTAAAAATCGCACAGGCTGGACAGCACCACAAGAACTACGTCTGCAAAGTTATGTCAACGAACACTCTTTTTCGGGGTTTTACATTGGTCCCAACGGAAAAGTAATGGTATTGTCGTTGCAAGATGGAAATACCAAAGGAGGGGCAGATTTGTACGTGTCTTTCCAACAAGCTGACGGTACTTGGTCGCCCGCTAAAAACATGGGTGCTGATTTGAATACAGCCGATGACGAGTTTACGCCTTTTTTAGCTACCGATAACCAGACGATTTACTTTACCTCCAGTGGTCGTAGCGGATACGGTGAAATGGATATTTACGTAAGCCGTCGTTTGGACGAAACCTGGACGCGTTGGTCGGAGCCAGAAAACCTTGGCCCTGCTTTTAATACCTCCGATTTTGAAGCCCATTTTACCATTCCTGCTTCGGGGGCGTATGCGTATTTTTGTTCGTCCGAAAACTCATTGGGCGAGTTTGACATTTTCAGAATGAAGCTTCCAGAGCAGATTCGCCCCGTCCCGACGGTAATGTTGAAAGGAGTAGTGCTTGACCAAACGACCAAGCAACCAGTAGCAGCCGAGGTAATTGTGGAAGATTTGGATCAAAAACAAACCCCTCAACGCATCGACTACGACCCTGCTGTGGGAGATTTCAAAGTGGTCCTAGATACCCAAAAACAATACGGACTAACGGCGCAACGAAAAGGGTATCAGTCGGGGGGAATGGTCATTGATTTGACCAAAGAAACGCAGTACCGCGAACTTCGCCGCGAACTCGTTTTATCACCCATTGAAATTGGTCAAAAAGTGACACTAAACACGATTGGCTTTGCCCAAAGTAAGTTTGATTTGTTGCCTGCTTCCTTGCCAGAATTAGATCGAATCGCGCAGATGATGACCGAAAATGGGACGATGGAAGTACTCATCGAAGGGCATACGGACAACGTCGGGGACTTTGATGCTAACTTGCAATTATCAAAAGATAGGGTAGAAGAGGTGAAGCGTTATTTGGGTACAAAAG
- a CDS encoding MGMT family protein, protein MESKNFFDDVYDVVRQIPEGRATSYGAIATFLGTKLTARMVGWAMNACHGMPDVPAHRVVNRDGMLTGKHFFGTPTAMQELLELEGVKVKNDKIVDFKKVFWNPSDELL, encoded by the coding sequence ATGGAATCAAAAAACTTCTTTGATGACGTCTATGATGTCGTTCGGCAAATACCCGAAGGGCGCGCTACTTCTTACGGTGCAATCGCTACTTTTTTAGGGACAAAATTGACAGCCCGCATGGTCGGCTGGGCGATGAACGCCTGCCACGGAATGCCCGATGTCCCTGCGCACCGCGTGGTGAACCGTGATGGAATGCTGACGGGCAAACACTTTTTTGGAACGCCTACGGCTATGCAAGAACTGCTGGAGCTGGAAGGTGTGAAAGTGAAAAATGATAAAATCGTAGATTTTAAAAAAGTCTTTTGGAATCCTTCGGACGAATTGTTGTAA
- a CDS encoding DUF3109 family protein codes for MIVIDNTVISDDIADQFFVCELTKCKGACCIEGDMGAPLNEDELEKLEEVFPKVKPYLNKKGLDAIEKTGLYEQDADGDYVTPTVNGRECAYAIYDQKGILKCGIEQAFLDKKITFRKPISCYLYPIRITKYDHFDALNYDRWHICRPACDNGRELGVPIYKFLKDPLITKYGEKWYEELVNKIEKP; via the coding sequence ATGATAGTCATTGATAATACCGTCATCAGCGACGATATAGCGGATCAGTTTTTCGTTTGTGAATTGACAAAATGTAAAGGTGCTTGCTGTATTGAAGGCGACATGGGTGCGCCGCTCAACGAAGACGAATTGGAGAAATTAGAAGAAGTTTTCCCCAAAGTGAAGCCTTATTTGAATAAAAAAGGGCTTGATGCCATTGAGAAAACGGGCTTGTACGAACAAGATGCTGACGGCGATTACGTTACTCCAACTGTCAATGGACGGGAGTGTGCTTACGCGATTTACGACCAAAAAGGCATTTTAAAATGCGGTATTGAACAAGCATTTTTGGATAAAAAAATCACGTTCCGTAAACCGATTTCTTGTTATTTATACCCCATTCGCATTACTAAATACGACCATTTTGATGCGCTCAATTACGACCGCTGGCACATTTGTCGCCCTGCGTGTGACAATGGGCGGGAGTTAGGCGTACCGATTTATAAATTCTTAAAAGACCCCCTGATTACCAAATACGGAGAAAAGTGGTATGAAGAGCTGGTCAATAAAATCGAAAAGCCTTAG